From the Musa acuminata AAA Group cultivar baxijiao chromosome BXJ3-7, Cavendish_Baxijiao_AAA, whole genome shotgun sequence genome, one window contains:
- the LOC103990730 gene encoding glyceraldehyde-3-phosphate dehydrogenase GAPCP2, chloroplastic has product MAFSTLLRSAAPALGGSRDRFPSDSGAPIPPSFKISCIRSPRSAGNRSSIFGSSFPSVEAYSSQRSGARNNQPIKATATEAPPFVKSSPSGGRTKIGINGFGRIGRLVLRIATTRDDIEVVAVNDPFIDAKYMAYMLKYDSTHGIFKGTIKVVDGSTLEINGKRIAVTSKRDPAVIPWGDFGAEFVVESSGVFTTMDKASAHLKGGAKKVVISAPSVDAPMFVVGVNEKNYKPNMNVVSNASCTTNCLAPLAKVVHEEFGIVEGLMTTVHATTATQKTVDGPSMKDWRGGRGAGQNIIPSSTGAAKAVGKVLPELNGKLTGMAFRVPTPNVSVVDLTCRLEKSASYDDVKASIKYASEGPLKGILGYTDEDVVSNDFVGDSRSSIFDAKAGIGLSASFMKLVTWYDNEWGYSNRVLDLIEHMVLVNAKH; this is encoded by the exons ATGGCGTTCTCCACTCTCCTCAGATCCGCGGCTCCGGCTCTCGGTGGATCTCGCGATCGCTTCCCCTCCGATTCCGGAGCTCCGATTCCGCCATCCTTCAAG ATATCTTGCATTCGGAGTCCTCGATCAGCTGGGAATCGTTCAAGCATTTTCGGCTCTTCATTCCCCTCCGTGGAAGCCTACTCGTCGCA GAGATCTGGTGCAAGAAACAATCAGCCTATCAAGGCCACAGCAACCGAGGCTCCTCCTTTTGTGAAAA GTTCTCCAAGTGGTGGCAGGACGAAAATTGGAATTAATG GTTTTGGGCGTATTGGAAGACTTGTCTTGCGCATTGCCACCACAAGAGATGATATCGAAGTAGTAGCAGTAAATGACCCCTTCATTGATGCTAAGTACATG GCATATATGTTAAAGTACGACTCAACACATGGCATATTCAAGGGAACGATTAAGGTTGTGGATGGGTCCACCTTAGAAATCAATGGGAAAAGGATTGCAGTTACAAGCAAAAG AGATCCTGCTGTCATTCCTTGGGGTGATTTTGGTGCTGAATTTGTCGTTGAATCTTCTGGTGTGTTTACAACAATGGATAAGGCATCAGCACATTTGAAG GGTGGTGCCAAAAAAGTAGTAATATCAGCTCCATCTGTGGATGCTCCAATGTTTGTTGTTGGAGTAAATGAGAAGAACTATAAGCCAAACATGAATGTTGTTTCTAATGCTAGCTGCACAACAAACTGTCTTGCTCCTCTTGCCAAG GTGGTACATGAGGAGTTTGGCATTGTTGAAGGCCTTATGACAACTGTTCATGCAACCACAG CAACACAGAAGACTGTTGATGGTCCTTCAATGAAAGACTGGCGAGGGGGCCGTGGTGCTGGCCAAAACATCATCCCTAGCTCAACTGGTGCAGCAAAG GCGGTTGGAAAAGTGCTTCCAGAGTTAAATGGGAAGTTGACCGGTATGGCTTTCAGAGTTCCTACGCCCAATGTTTCTGTCGTGGATTTAACTTGTCGACTTGAGAAAAGTGCCTCGTATGATGACGTGAAGGCATCAATTAA GTATGCATCAGAAGGTCCACTGAAAGGCATACTTGGATACACCGATGAGGATGTTGTTTCTAATGACTTTGTTGGTGACTCAAG GTCAAGTATCTTTGATGCTAAGGCTGGCATTGGACTAAGTGCATCGTTTATGAAACTTGTGACATGGTATGACAACGAGTGGGGCTACAG CAACCGAGTGCTAGACCTGATTGAGCATATGGTGCTGGTGAACGCAAAACATTGA